A region from the Hippoglossus hippoglossus isolate fHipHip1 chromosome 16, fHipHip1.pri, whole genome shotgun sequence genome encodes:
- the otud7b gene encoding OTU domain-containing protein 7B isoform X1, whose protein sequence is MTVDMDAVLSDFVRSTGAEPGLARDLLEGKNWDFTAALSDFEQLRQVHAGNLTYSFAEDRTYLPLEKEMARVGRPILHRQDEVVQGEATATEKRLSRGISHASSTIVSLARSHVSSTGGSSNEPLLDTPLCTFQLPDLTVYQDDFRGFIERDLIEQSMMVALEHAGRLNWWTKVVSNCQNLLPLATSGDGNCLLHAASLGMWGFHDRDLMLRKSLYALMDHGLEREALKRRWRWQQTQQNKESGLVYTEEEWQKEWNELLKLASSEPRIHYSTNGTNGAESSDEPVYESLEEFHVFVLAHVLRRPIVVVADTMLRDSGGEAFAPIPFGGIYLPLEVPAAKCHRSPLVLAYDQAHFSALVSMEQKHSSKEQVVIPLTDSEHKMLPLHFAVDPGKDWEWGKDDSDNVMLASVALSLEAKLQMLHSYMTVTWLPLPCEQAPLAQPESPTASAGEDTRTPPDSGESDKESVSSSSNGNCDTTTGSTTFGGGSLAKNSSSSSSSSSSTGSAGTGTAGKDKTKKDKDKDKKRADSVANKLGSFGKSLGSKLKKNVGGLMTGKNAGAGGAKQEGGEKKKGSFRGRKGSKDSSPSAHASEDSGKGSPSSGSERLNGTGSSMSSSGGSSIENETYKYSADVKVSLGILRAAMQGERKLIFSSLLTTSNRQPFQEEMIQRYLTDAEERFRAEQEQQRRDVERKGVTNGIQPSKKEVVGGTELTYRPYEAKEVLSENSSPSFNPLKSSPLSPSMYSGVIPIPRPSFIDQTPAAAPLTQHLHMHGYMENRRQLAGGSPVTSYPGLPSYATLPRHCPTTQGPSHPQYNIPQGPSSLSPSRLAPSYPPEFVPPDYPVSEPAAAGSYTNGFRDIHPNLDSRSGQPPVRHYSLGSAGGLAGLPSSRCRTPSCTYFGHPETGNYCSYCYREELKKRETEPAIHRF, encoded by the exons acagCCACAGAGAAGCGGCTGTCCAGGGGTATTTCCCACGCCAGTTCAACCATCGTGTCCCTGGCCCGTTCTCACGTCTCCAGCACCGGCGGTAGCAGCAATGAGCCGCTTCTGGACACGCCCCTGTGCACTTTCCAACTACCAGACCTCACCGTGTACCAGGATGACTTCCGTGGTTTCATCGAGAGGGATCTCATAGAGCAGTCAATGATGGTGGCCTTGGAGCATGCAG GTCGACTGAACTGGTGGACAAAAGTAGTTTCAAACTGTCAGAATCTGCTGCCGCTGGCAACGAGCGGAGATGGAAATTGCCTGTTACACGCAGCCTCGCTCG GCATGTGGGGCTTTCATGACCGCGACCTGATGCTGCGTAAGTCGCTCTATGCGCTGATGGATCACGGGCTGGAGAGAGAGGCACTGAAGCGCAGGTGGAGGTGGCAGCAGACCCAGCAGAACAAAGAG tctGGTCTGGTGTACACGGAGGAGGAGTGGCAGAAGGAGTGGAATGAACTGTTGAAGTTAGCCTCCAGTGAGCCGAGAATACACTACAGCACCAACGGCACCAACGG GGCGGAGTCTTCGGATGAACCGGTTTACGAGAGTTTGGAGGAGTTTCACGTCTTTGTGCTGGCTCACGTTCTCAGACGACCCATAGTGGTGGTGGCCGACACCATGCTGAGGGACTCTGGAGGAGAGG CCTTTGCTCCCATCCCGTTCGGAGGCATATACCTACCGCTGGAGGTGCCAGCTGCTAAGTGCCATCGCTCGCCGCTGGTCCTGGCGTATGACCAGGCGCACTTTTCAGCGCTGGTCTCGATGGAGCAGAAGCACAGCTCCAAAGAGCAAG TTGTGATCCCTCTCACGGACTCGGAGCACAAAATGCTGCCTCTGCACTTCGCTGTGGATCCTGGGAAAGACTGGGAGTGGGGCAAGGATGACTCAGACAATGTGATGCTGGCAAG TGTGGCTCTTTCTTTGGAGGCCAAGCTCCAGATGTTACACAGCTACATGACGGTCACCTGGCTGCCTCTGCCCTGCGAG caaGCGCCTCTGGCACAGCCCGAGTCTCCCACTGCATCGGCAGGAGAGGATACACGCACGCCTCCTGACTCAGGCGAGTCGGACAAGGAGtcagtcagcagcagctccaaCGGCAACTGTGACACAACCACGGGATCAACGACCTTTGGAGGCGGGTCCTTGGCCAAGAACAGCTCCTCGTCCTCATCTAGTTCTTCTAGCACAGGTTCGGCAGGGACAGGAACAGCTGGGAAGGACAAAACCAAGAAGGACAAGGATAAAGACAAGAAGAGGGCAGACTCTGTGGCCAATAAGCTCGGCAGTTTTGGCAAGAGCCTGGGCAGCAAGCTGAAAAAGAACGTGGGCGGACTGATGACGGGAAAGAACGCTGGAGCTGGAGGTGCCAAGCAGGAGGGCGGGGAGAAGAAAAAGGGCTCATTTAGGGGGAGGAAGGGCAGCAAGGATAGCTCGCCTTCAGCCCATGCCTCAGAGGATTCTGGGAAAGGCTCCCCCTCCTCAGGTAGCGAGCGTCTCAATGGAACAGGAAGCAGTATGAGCAGCAGTGGTGGGAGCAGTATCGAGAACGAGACCTACAAGTACAGTGCAGATGTGAAGGTTAGCCTCGGCATCCTACGAGCCGCCATGCAGGGTGAGAGAAAGTTGATCTTCTCCAGCCTTCTCACCACGAGCAACAGGCAGCCCTTCCAGGAGGAGATGATCCAGCGCTACTTGACCGACGCAGAGGAGCGTTTTCGGGctgagcaggagcagcagcgtcGGGATGTAGAGAGGAAGGGCGTCACCAATGGCATCCAGCCATCTAAGAAGGAGGTGGTTGGTGGTACGGAGCTGACTTACCGGCCTTATGAGGCCAAAGAGGTGCTGTCAGAGAACTCGTCCCCTTCCTTCAACCCCCTCAAATCCTCTCCTTTGAGCCCCTCTATGTACTCTGGGGTCATTCCCATCCCCAGGCCCTCCTTCATTGATcagactcctgctgctgcaccccTCACCCAGCATCTTCACATGCATGGCTACATGGAAAATCGGCGCCAGCTAGCCGGTGGCTCCCCGGTAACCTCCTACCCTGGCCTCCCCTCGTATGCCACACTTCCGCGACACTGCCCCACAACACAGGGACCCTCACACCCTCAGTACAATATCCCACAAGgcccctcctccctcagtccCTCCCGCCTTGCGCCCTCATACCCCCCAGAGTTCGTCCCACCAGATTATCCTGTGTctgaacctgctgctgctgggagctACACCAACGGCTTCCGGGACATCCACCCCAACCTAGACTCTCGGAGTGGGCAACCACCAGTCAGACACTACTCGCTGGGCAGCGCCGGTGGTTTGGCCGGCCTGCCGTCCAGCCGCTGTCGGACACCCAGCTGCACCTACTTCGGACACCCCGAGACGGGCAACTACTGCTCCTACTGCTACcgggaggagctgaagaagagggagacagaaccGGCCATCCACAGGTTCTGA
- the otud7b gene encoding OTU domain-containing protein 7B isoform X2, with amino-acid sequence MTVDMDAVLSDFVRSTGAEPGLARDLLEGKNWDFTAALSDFEQLRQVHAGNLTYSFAEDRTYLPLEKEMARVGRPILHRQDEVVQATEKRLSRGISHASSTIVSLARSHVSSTGGSSNEPLLDTPLCTFQLPDLTVYQDDFRGFIERDLIEQSMMVALEHAGRLNWWTKVVSNCQNLLPLATSGDGNCLLHAASLGMWGFHDRDLMLRKSLYALMDHGLEREALKRRWRWQQTQQNKESGLVYTEEEWQKEWNELLKLASSEPRIHYSTNGTNGAESSDEPVYESLEEFHVFVLAHVLRRPIVVVADTMLRDSGGEAFAPIPFGGIYLPLEVPAAKCHRSPLVLAYDQAHFSALVSMEQKHSSKEQVVIPLTDSEHKMLPLHFAVDPGKDWEWGKDDSDNVMLASVALSLEAKLQMLHSYMTVTWLPLPCEQAPLAQPESPTASAGEDTRTPPDSGESDKESVSSSSNGNCDTTTGSTTFGGGSLAKNSSSSSSSSSSTGSAGTGTAGKDKTKKDKDKDKKRADSVANKLGSFGKSLGSKLKKNVGGLMTGKNAGAGGAKQEGGEKKKGSFRGRKGSKDSSPSAHASEDSGKGSPSSGSERLNGTGSSMSSSGGSSIENETYKYSADVKVSLGILRAAMQGERKLIFSSLLTTSNRQPFQEEMIQRYLTDAEERFRAEQEQQRRDVERKGVTNGIQPSKKEVVGGTELTYRPYEAKEVLSENSSPSFNPLKSSPLSPSMYSGVIPIPRPSFIDQTPAAAPLTQHLHMHGYMENRRQLAGGSPVTSYPGLPSYATLPRHCPTTQGPSHPQYNIPQGPSSLSPSRLAPSYPPEFVPPDYPVSEPAAAGSYTNGFRDIHPNLDSRSGQPPVRHYSLGSAGGLAGLPSSRCRTPSCTYFGHPETGNYCSYCYREELKKRETEPAIHRF; translated from the exons CCACAGAGAAGCGGCTGTCCAGGGGTATTTCCCACGCCAGTTCAACCATCGTGTCCCTGGCCCGTTCTCACGTCTCCAGCACCGGCGGTAGCAGCAATGAGCCGCTTCTGGACACGCCCCTGTGCACTTTCCAACTACCAGACCTCACCGTGTACCAGGATGACTTCCGTGGTTTCATCGAGAGGGATCTCATAGAGCAGTCAATGATGGTGGCCTTGGAGCATGCAG GTCGACTGAACTGGTGGACAAAAGTAGTTTCAAACTGTCAGAATCTGCTGCCGCTGGCAACGAGCGGAGATGGAAATTGCCTGTTACACGCAGCCTCGCTCG GCATGTGGGGCTTTCATGACCGCGACCTGATGCTGCGTAAGTCGCTCTATGCGCTGATGGATCACGGGCTGGAGAGAGAGGCACTGAAGCGCAGGTGGAGGTGGCAGCAGACCCAGCAGAACAAAGAG tctGGTCTGGTGTACACGGAGGAGGAGTGGCAGAAGGAGTGGAATGAACTGTTGAAGTTAGCCTCCAGTGAGCCGAGAATACACTACAGCACCAACGGCACCAACGG GGCGGAGTCTTCGGATGAACCGGTTTACGAGAGTTTGGAGGAGTTTCACGTCTTTGTGCTGGCTCACGTTCTCAGACGACCCATAGTGGTGGTGGCCGACACCATGCTGAGGGACTCTGGAGGAGAGG CCTTTGCTCCCATCCCGTTCGGAGGCATATACCTACCGCTGGAGGTGCCAGCTGCTAAGTGCCATCGCTCGCCGCTGGTCCTGGCGTATGACCAGGCGCACTTTTCAGCGCTGGTCTCGATGGAGCAGAAGCACAGCTCCAAAGAGCAAG TTGTGATCCCTCTCACGGACTCGGAGCACAAAATGCTGCCTCTGCACTTCGCTGTGGATCCTGGGAAAGACTGGGAGTGGGGCAAGGATGACTCAGACAATGTGATGCTGGCAAG TGTGGCTCTTTCTTTGGAGGCCAAGCTCCAGATGTTACACAGCTACATGACGGTCACCTGGCTGCCTCTGCCCTGCGAG caaGCGCCTCTGGCACAGCCCGAGTCTCCCACTGCATCGGCAGGAGAGGATACACGCACGCCTCCTGACTCAGGCGAGTCGGACAAGGAGtcagtcagcagcagctccaaCGGCAACTGTGACACAACCACGGGATCAACGACCTTTGGAGGCGGGTCCTTGGCCAAGAACAGCTCCTCGTCCTCATCTAGTTCTTCTAGCACAGGTTCGGCAGGGACAGGAACAGCTGGGAAGGACAAAACCAAGAAGGACAAGGATAAAGACAAGAAGAGGGCAGACTCTGTGGCCAATAAGCTCGGCAGTTTTGGCAAGAGCCTGGGCAGCAAGCTGAAAAAGAACGTGGGCGGACTGATGACGGGAAAGAACGCTGGAGCTGGAGGTGCCAAGCAGGAGGGCGGGGAGAAGAAAAAGGGCTCATTTAGGGGGAGGAAGGGCAGCAAGGATAGCTCGCCTTCAGCCCATGCCTCAGAGGATTCTGGGAAAGGCTCCCCCTCCTCAGGTAGCGAGCGTCTCAATGGAACAGGAAGCAGTATGAGCAGCAGTGGTGGGAGCAGTATCGAGAACGAGACCTACAAGTACAGTGCAGATGTGAAGGTTAGCCTCGGCATCCTACGAGCCGCCATGCAGGGTGAGAGAAAGTTGATCTTCTCCAGCCTTCTCACCACGAGCAACAGGCAGCCCTTCCAGGAGGAGATGATCCAGCGCTACTTGACCGACGCAGAGGAGCGTTTTCGGGctgagcaggagcagcagcgtcGGGATGTAGAGAGGAAGGGCGTCACCAATGGCATCCAGCCATCTAAGAAGGAGGTGGTTGGTGGTACGGAGCTGACTTACCGGCCTTATGAGGCCAAAGAGGTGCTGTCAGAGAACTCGTCCCCTTCCTTCAACCCCCTCAAATCCTCTCCTTTGAGCCCCTCTATGTACTCTGGGGTCATTCCCATCCCCAGGCCCTCCTTCATTGATcagactcctgctgctgcaccccTCACCCAGCATCTTCACATGCATGGCTACATGGAAAATCGGCGCCAGCTAGCCGGTGGCTCCCCGGTAACCTCCTACCCTGGCCTCCCCTCGTATGCCACACTTCCGCGACACTGCCCCACAACACAGGGACCCTCACACCCTCAGTACAATATCCCACAAGgcccctcctccctcagtccCTCCCGCCTTGCGCCCTCATACCCCCCAGAGTTCGTCCCACCAGATTATCCTGTGTctgaacctgctgctgctgggagctACACCAACGGCTTCCGGGACATCCACCCCAACCTAGACTCTCGGAGTGGGCAACCACCAGTCAGACACTACTCGCTGGGCAGCGCCGGTGGTTTGGCCGGCCTGCCGTCCAGCCGCTGTCGGACACCCAGCTGCACCTACTTCGGACACCCCGAGACGGGCAACTACTGCTCCTACTGCTACcgggaggagctgaagaagagggagacagaaccGGCCATCCACAGGTTCTGA